CTGTCCCCTGGGTCCTCTCCCTCCGCCAAAGAGAGGCGAGGCCATCTGCACCAGGAGACCCTAGGATACAGCCTTGTCTGGAACCATCCCTTTCTTTGGCATCAGctttcttgccccaccctccctccGTAAAGAAAAAACCTGTACATCTCCTGGGAGGTGCCTCCTTGCTACAAGGGATGCTGCACAGGAACTAGGACAGACCAACCTGGTTAAGAATGCTGTGGCTTttaggggggcctggctggcttggtcgggAAAGCCGACACTCCCCGCCCCTTGAGCTCCAGTTGGAGCCCCACGCTGGCTGtagacattactttaaaaaagaaaaggacattccAGCTTTGCTCTTTCCCGACCGCTTAGCAAACGGCCTAGCCCGGCCCAAGCTCCACGCCTAACACCTGTTAAACGCCGCAGGCACAGCGGCAGCAGGGACGGCCACTCGGCCGCGCCCTGCACCGGGGAGGGGGTGCAATCGTCGCCAGCCGTCTGCAGCAATCGGAAGCGATCTGAAAGCCTGCAGCGGGAGAGGGGCTGAAATGACTCATTTGCGCTCTGCAGCCCCGAGCCGCGCTGGCTCACGAATCGCGCCTGCTCGTGTGGGTTAACACCGCTAAGGAGGAGGGCTGCCCACGCGGGGTCGCCGCCCGCGGCCGCAGAGGCGCCTGGAAGGCCCTGCCCCCGCGACAGCGGGGCCTCCGCAGCTATTCTccccaaatgttttccaaaacgGGGCTGTGGCTGTTGTCGTTCAAGGAGCAAATCCCCAACTGCTCGGAAACGCCTACGCTGTTACCTCGCAGTCCCGGGTAGGGTTTTAAACAGGGCTTAAATAAAGCGGAGGAAGGAGGGTCGGCTACCTGCCACGCTAACATCAGAACAGAGAAGCCGCCGCCCAGACCCGCTTACGGTTGGCGGTTTCCCGCCGGGCAAACGGAAGCAAAACCGCCCCTGACGTCACGGGAGGCGGCCGCTCCCGGTTACCATGGGGAAGCCCGAGCGGCCATCTTGACTGTGGTCAGCCTGCACCGGCCGCGGGAAGTCTTCACGATGAGACACGAGAAGGGAATCGTCCCTCTCGGAAATAAGGAACTGGCAGAATCACGAAAGACCAGAGGCACAAAGCATTAGCTAATGTAGGTAGGGGAGCACAGAGGCGGTGCGGCGTCCGCGGCTTTAGCGGAACGATTCGATCGGGCCCGCGGAGGGTTCCGCCCCGGAGCCCGAGAGCCGCTTCCGGTGCCCAGCGGAAGCGTGGGTCGCCAGAGGACGACTCTTGGAAAGAATCGGCTCTCCGCTGGGCGCCCAACCGGAATCATGTCGAGTTTAGCGGTGAGAGACCCGGCGATGGATCGGTCACTGCGTTCCGTGTTCGTGGGGAACATTCCGTATGAGGCAACCGAGGAGCAGCTGAAGGACATTTTCTCGGAGGTCGGTTCTGTGGTCAGTTTCCGGCTGGTGTACGACCGGGAGACGGGCAAGCCCAAGGGCTATGGCTTCTGCGAGTACCAGGACCAGGAGACCGCGCTGAGCGCCATGCGCAACCTCAACGGGCGCGAGTTCAGCGGCCGGGCGCTGCGGGTGGACAACGCGGCCAGCGAGAAGAACAAGGAGGAGCTCAAGAGCCTGGGGCCCGCGGCGCCCATCATCGACTCGCCCTACGGGGACCCCATCGACCCGGAAGACGCCCCCGAGTCCATCACCAGGGCGGTCGCCAGTCTGCCCCCCGAGCAGATGTTCGAGCTCATGAAGCAGATGAAGCTGTGCGTGCAGAACAGCCACCAGGAAGCGCGAAATATGCTGCTTCAGAACCCCCAGCTGGCCTATGCGCTGCTGCAGGCCCAGGTGGTGATGAGAATAATGGACCCGGAGATTGCTCTGAAAATCCTGCACCGCAAGATCCACGTCACCCCGCTCATCCCGGGCAAGTCTCAGCCCGTgtccggccccggccccggccccggcccggggCTGTGCCCGGGACCCAGTGTCCTGCTGAACCAGCAGAACCCGCCAGCCCCTCAGCCGCAGCATATGGCCAGACGGCCAGTGAAAGACATTCCTCCTCTGATGCAGACCCCTATCCAGGGCGGGATCCCAGCCCCGGGGCCGATGCCAGCTGCGGTTCCCGGACCCGGGCCTGGTTCCCTAACTCCCGGGGGAGGCATGCAGCCCCAGGTTGGGATGCCGGGCGTCGGCCCAGTGCCTTTAGAGCGGGGACAGGTGCAGATGTCGGATCCCCGAGCTCCTCTACCTCGTGGACCCATGACTGCCGGTGGCCTGCCTCCTCGAGGGCTGTTAGGAGATGCTCCAAACGACCCCCGTGGAGGGACTTTGCTTTCAGTCACCGGGGAGGTAGAGCCCAGAGGCTATCTTGGCCCACCTCATCAGGGCCCCCCCATGCACCACGCCTCTGGTCACGACGGCCGGGGCCCTTCCTCCCATGAGATGAGGGGAGGGCCATTAGCAGATCCCAGACTGCTAATTGGAGAGCCCAGAGGACCCATGATAGATCAAAGGGGTCTCCCAATGGATGGTAGAGGAAGTAGAGATTCTCGAGGGATGGAGACTCGAGCCATGGAGACGGAAGTCTTGGAGACCCGAGTAATGGAGAGAAGAGGAATGGAGACCTGTGCAATGGAAACCAGAGGGATGGAAGCGAGAGGCATGGATGGAAGAGGAATGGAGCTAAGGGGCCCTGGCCCCAGCTCCAGAGGCCCCATGACTGGTGGAATCCAGGGTCCTGGTCCCATTAATATGGGGGCAGGTGGTCCTCAGGGACCCAGACAGGTCTCGAGCATTTCAGGGGTGGGAAATCCTGGAGCGGGCATGCAGGGGGCAGGCATACAAGGAACGGGCATGCAGGGGGCGGGCATACAAGGAACGGGCATGCAGGGGGCGGGCATACAAGGAACGGGCATGCAGGGGGCGGGCATACAAGGAACGGGCATGCAGGGGGCGGGCATACAAGGAACGGGCATGCAGGGGGCGGGCATACAAGGAGCAGGCATGCAGGGGGCGGGCATACAAGGAGTGGGCATGCAGGGGGCGGGTAAGCAAGGTGGAGGCCAGCCGAGCAGTTTTAGCCCTGGGCAGAGCCAGGTAACTCCGCAGGATCAAGAGAAGGCAGCTCTGATCATGCAGGTTCTCCAACTGACTGCAGATCAGATCGCCATGCTGCCTCCTGAGCAAAGGCAGAGCATCCTGATTTTAAAGGAACAAATTCAGAAATCTACTGGAGCTTCTTGAAAGGTCTTAGACAGTGTTTGGCAGTATTCTCAAAGTTTTTGTGTAGCATGGAGAATGGGTGCAAAAAGCTGACCGCTGCATCCCCACACTTGAATGATTAGGGTTTCCCTCCCAGAACCTTATTTCATCTtgttgtctttgtatttttctccgttttcctttttattttaatgggggtgggggttggggggagtgggTCTGTTCACTTTTATTCActgtaaatatacaaaaataactcTGGACATGGTTATATTATACCAAATACAATTACAGAGAATAAGCAATATTAAGTGTCTACGGTATGttaactacatttttttaaatattgagtaAAACAATGTGACAACTGCACATAATACTAAAATATGACTTGTTAAGCTGGTAATGTACTAAGATAGTTTAAGATTCTTGGTtgtgtaagaaaataaagaagtttacCTCAAAATTAGAAGATACATTTTTTGGTAAGCCgtttaaaatacaaaatcctATTTTGGGTCAGTAAGAATGCTGTTAAACATTGTGAGAGTGTTTTGGAGTATTGTTAGTGCTAACAGGGTAAGTCTCAACTTGCGgtattagaattgtttttttcctaaagctATGCTACCTGAAAAATCCAGGAATGTACCTGGTGTGGCGTTGCATCATCTAACCGGAGATGAGCAATATTGTGGCCTGGCCTGGAGCCTGATGACTTTGCTGGGACAGTTCTGGGATCAGCCCGGTTACCGAAGTCGGCTCCGATTAGACTCCGTATCTCTCAGTACCTTCCCGTTTCTCCCTAGTTTTCAAGCCCTGAATATGAATCTAAGTAATCCTCTCCCATCCTTTCTAAAAATCAGTGTCTAGGGACGTGATCTGGGTGAGTTGTACACATCCATTGGACTTCTCATAAATAGAGAGCTTCGTGCAGTCAAGTTCTCAGTTTCCTGGTGACTAGCTTCCATATACAGATGGCATCCATGTGGTCAGCCAGGATGGGGACTTCACAATCTTAGTCTCTCCAATGTTTAacatgccttttagttttcttatagATCTACTTATCTATCCCCGTGTTATTGGAATAATTGTGATATAGCCTGAATTCTGTGCTCAGCTAGTTATTAACtcactttttagtttttaaaagtaacaaagcTATTTAGTCCAGTACACATACCCaggagagagatttaaaaatcacTAGGAAGGTGGGGcttaccacattttgtttagagCTATTACCTAGTTTATTTTTAAGCCTTGAGGATGTGGATACATAAAAATTTGTGTCATAGACCGAATAATAATTAAGAGAAGCACAAACACCCAAATGTGTTTGGTCACATAACCAGGTGGTCTTAACTCCGGAGAAGAAAACCAATGTCAAGTAATAGAGGACAAAATAGCATTTAATACAAGGAGAGAGCTGAGATTTGGAAACTGAATTTTTCCTCTTATAAGGTTTTTGTGTCTTACATGGGTGCCTCACTCTTTTTTACAAAGGTTTCTTCCTTGTGCTATTTCCTGTCTAttcgttttttatttttcatactgttccctttcccctgctttctctatGCTTCCTCCATATTGGAGAGGACAACTCTCCCTTCCATATATGCGAGTTCTGGGTAATACTCATTCACAGAGTTGGCTGGATTGCTTGGAAGTTAAAAATGCTTTATCCCAAAGCTTTCCCTGAAGGGCTCTCCCTGAAAACTTAGATGTTCCACTCTCTGTTGTAGTTAAACCTGCATCGTTCAATGCAGACTGAATAAAAGGGATGTAAAATGAAGGATGACTTTAGTATCtgatttttaatgaatgaattacccaaaagaaatctattttgaGAAATCCATGGGTCTGAATacctttttccccttttaaatgaaaaaggcaaacaaaaacaacaaaaaaattgcagGCATGGATGGAAATCCCTTTCTTTGATCCACTATCTGTATAGTTACATGGCTGAAATAACAAGACATTATTCCATGGTTGGTATCAGCAACATCTTGGTGCATGCCCACATACTGGGCTTCCTTCTGCTTATGTTCCCCACAGAGAACCATACTCAGCATCCCAGGAAGACCTTTATAGGTACCCTCGTAACTGACGGCACATGTTACACTGCAGTGCTTGATTTTACTTTGCCctctaccccccccaccccgcccttttAATGGACCAGGAACTCTAAAGAGGGGCCATCATTTCTGTATTCGCTACACCAAAACCAGGTGCGAAGGAAGGACAAAACGTTCTTACCAGtcttggggaggtggggggaatcCCATTAAGAGCACATAAAGTTCCCCGAAAACATTTAGATTCCACACAGAACAGATGAGCTGTAACAACTAgttacattagaaaataaattagtaatagGTAAAAGAAACAATCTCCTTTGCTCTGATAAGGTAGGTTCTCCTCACCCAGTTCTCTCACTATTGATGGATGGAGCCTCCTTTCATTTGGTGGTGATGCAAGCAATACGTGTCTGCTACAATCAGAATCCCAGCTGTTTTACTCCATACCCACTGGTTACAACCCTTAACATCCTGCATTTCCCCAAATATAGATAGGCTATAAATGCAGTCACAAACTCATTCATTATAACAATGCTTAAAGATGGTGGGGTGAAACCCTGATTTGTAAATACCTTTTTAGGGCTTATTCCTTTTGAGCAGTTTGTTTGTTGGGAATATGAAATGGGCAACTTTAATCAGTGTCTGCCTATTAGCCATTCCCCTCTTAAATTACTGTTGATTAATATCAAGATGTGTTTTAATGTCTGCTGATGTTCCAggacttgtaatttttttaaaatgttcatttatttttgagagagaaagagagagagcacaagcaggggaggggcagatagagagggagacacagaaatttgaagcaggctccaggctctgagctgtcagcacagagcccgatgcggggcgtgaactcaagaaccatgagatcatgacctgagctgaagtcggactgttaaccgactgagccacccaggctccccaggactcctaattttaagagttatttgaTAAGATACAAGCCAATGTGAAACCCAGGTGAAGGTAAGCTAATCTAATAAAGATCATGTATGATTTTTGAACTACTCTTTTCAGAATTCTAATGgtaaaaaagcttaaaaacaacaacaaaacaaaccaaaagcctTAATATCTCAATTTGCAAAGCTGATTGCTTTCCCATGTTCTGATGGGACACTGATTAAGCACAGGGACCCCAATTTCCTATGGTGTGTCCAGTCTTCCTCTCAGGACTGATGAAGTGTAAGGGTAATTATATGCAGCAACCTACCACGCCAGGGAAAAGTGAGTTACCAGTTACATCTCGGTCCGCTCCCAATATATCAGCCTCTTGCGGCTTTATGTTGTCAGCTAATGTCTAGACAGACTTCTGGTTGACTTGCTCTCATCAGTCTCTGGTCAAGAATGGTCTACAGTCGAGAACTACTGCATTTTAAGGCAATTACTATACTTAAAAGTGTATAATTAATATTAACTTTAATAGtatgaatattattatattgGTATATATTTTGCTAATATGTTCCATACATATGCATACTGCAAATCTTCACtacatcttttaatattttcattggcttttatAAACCTTCAAACAAACATCTACTCCTTTGGTGGAAAATTGAGCATTACAAATATTCACATTACAAACTGCCTTTTACATAAGGTGTTAACTagcctgtttcttctttttaaaatgttgtttatttatgagagagagagagagagagagagagagagagagatagagcgagcgcgagcacatgcaagcaggggaggggcagagaggaagagggagacacaggatccgaagcaggctccaggctctgagctgtcagcgcagagcccgatgtggggcttgaaactcacgaactgtgagatcatgacctgagccgaagtcggacacttaaccaaatgatccacccgggtgcccctagcaTGTTTCTTCTTGATATTTTTCTACCTCAGTATAAACCTCATGTCAGTAAAGGGCCTATATTGCGTCAAAGGTGACATTAGGGTGGCACTGTCAAAAATAACAAACTCCATAATTATTAAATACTGTACATAAAAATACTGAAGTATTATCCTAGAAAAACAAGTTGAAGTATTCCGGTTAAGGACAATTCTTAATAGGAGTTAATTTAGGTGCCAAAGGTAGGTAACTAATTATCAAAGACTTAGAATAAAATACACAACATTTTCAGCCATAATTGCTTTTATGTGATTCAGTATATATTAACTCTGCAGACACTGGAAATCAATCCCATATGTCCTGAAGGTTGGtcctttaaaaaaagcaaatcagggggctcctgggtggcctggggtgcgtgggtggctcagtcagctgagcatctgactttggctcaggtcatgatctctcagtttctgagtttgagcccctcgtcgggctctgtgctgacagctcagagcctggagcctgcttcggattctgggtctccctctctctctgccccttcccggctcacattctgtctctctctgtctctctatctctgtcaaaaataaataaacatgaaaaaaaaatttaacaaaaaaatgaataaagctaaTTGGTTTGATGACTTATTTGTCTATCACGAAAGTACAGTGGATTATCTCTTGGGCAGCAAGCCATGAAATCAGCAGTTACCCCGCACAATTATTTTGTCTCTTCACTTAATTAGCTGTTTTAATCAAAACTCTGCCTCCTTCCATTACTAATATTATTCAGTAATTCTGTTGCAAAAGTCTGAGCCACTTCTGTGTACCTTCCCGCCTTTGCTCCACTCACCTTGCTGCCTGGAGTGAACATGTGGCCAACTGCGTGTTTATGAATCTATCTCTTTACCCCCCGACACTGCACAGAACACAGAACACCTGCTATAACTCAGTCGCCGACTTCCTTTGCCTTAACGTTCACTTTTGATAACATTCAAAGCACGGACCACATTAACAATCATATATTTGGGTTAATAATGTGATGAAATGGCCTCATTGAGGCTTGTTTGGTGCATTAACATCCACAAAATCACACTCTATGTCCCAAACATCACCCTTATTCACATGTTAAGTAATACAGTGACATAAAGAAGAAGGGATTCAAGCGTTTCCAGATGCAAACCTGGCTCTATGAGCATAAACACAACCACCGCCTATTACTAGGATATAATTCCTGTCTTAAGCCTAtacccaaaatgtttttttatttctgtgcatgCCAGTCCACAGAGAAAAAGATCCTTGTCTATTTTAAAGAAGAGACGAATCACACTGTTGAAATCTCTAGAAGCAACTACTTTTGCCCTTCCTGCCATCAATGTTGTCAGTTTTGTCCTTCAGAGGCTCTAAATATCTTTGGACAAGGGACCCCCATCTGTGACCTGTGGGCCAATGGAGCCTGCAGATATTTTGTGGGTGACCTGCCCAACATCTCAAAATGCTGAATTTGAGTGCATTTACGTGCAACATGTATTCTCCAACGTGGCCACGGGCCCAGCCTCAGGTGTGATTCACACAATGGCTTGCCAGGCCCTGTGATGCTCTGAGCTTACCATTCCTGTTATACTCTGCAAAAACAGAGCTTGAGATTCAATTGAAATTGTTAGTGTCGAGCTTGACAAACGTGAACTAGAAAAACGGTTGAGCCACCGGTTCAGCAAGTAAAATTCTGCAaaatcaatcaaccaaccaaccaactaaccAAACATATGAACATCCAGAACAGCCAAAAAAGGTCTGGCACTTTTCAATTCCTAGCTTTTCACGAAGTATACGGAGCAGAAAAATATCCTAGAATGCTAATCCGCTGTCTACCTTTCTCCCACAActcttttgcatttttcacaaatattaagCCAAAAGAGCAACATGTTTTTCAATCCAAAAATCTATGAAATGAGAactatacatataatattaaatgCCAACAGCTCTGGAATGGACTTACGTATAGCATACTTGGTAAAAACAAAGTTCTTTAATTTATCTGTTATTAATTGAAAAGAATCCGCCATGTAATGTCCACAGAGAAGCCACACTGATTAAAAAAGTGATAACAAAAAGTCAGATCATGCCATTCCCTTGTTTAAAGCCTCTTGTGAGTCACTTtgctcttagaataaaatcccaCATCCTTACCATGTACCAGAAAGCCCCAAGCCAATCTCACGTGCTAACTTTGGGCCCCTGGCTCACTGCTGTGGCTCCTTTGGGCCTAGCATCGCTTCCTTGAATTCATGGGCTCATTTTCATGTCTCAGCTTTATACTTGGCAGTTCTCTTAGCCCACTCTTTCCCCAGGCCTCTGAGGGGCTAGTTCATTCTCCTTCCCGAGGCTTTAACTTCCATATCACTTTACTCAGGGAAGCTTTTCTTGAACACGCCAGTTCAAATGTTCTCCCCATGCTCTCGTCTCCttgccttacttttttttttttaaattttttttttttaatgtttgttttttgagaaagagaaagagagtgagcatgagtggggaggggcagagagagagggagacccagaatccgaagcaggctccaggctccaagctgtcagcgcagagcccgatacagggatCCAACCTATGagccgtgagaccacgacctgagccgaagtgggacgcttaaccgactgagccacccaggcacccctcttacttgtttttaaacaatGGCTCTCTTAGCTGAGCACCACTTACCACCAATCCATGCCTTCCAATCCTTTTGCCAAACATGGTTATATACATGAGACAAACTTGCTGGTTACCATTCAAGAGTTACTCTTCATTACGGCCATGTTACATTTACGGTGTCGATTGTGTCTGTTCCCAAATTTATGCTGGTTGCACTCCTGCTATAATATACAGATAAGGCTATAGGCATAGGCAGAGTTGTATAGATATAGGTATGTAGCACGTGTGTATAATATGGAATATgatggcaaaaaataaaaggctgttTCTATGAAATCTGTTGAGGTAGGAAAGTCACTCTACCTACAGCGAGCTTACAATTCCTGTTATACTCTGCAAAAACAGAGCTTTTGATTCAATTGAAATTTTGAGTCTAGCTTGACAAATGTGAACCAGAAAAACAGTTGAGCCACCGGTTCAGCAAGTAAAAATTCTGCAGAATCGATCAACCAACCAAACATATGAACATCCAGAACAGCCAAAAAAGGTCTGGCAATTTTCAAATTCCTAGCTTTTCATGAAGTATAACGGTCCATCCCTGCTGTTTTTCTGAGGCCCCATATACTCATGTTCTGTATGTTGCCTCTAAATAAACTAAAGAAGCTCCGTTCCCACTTCAGAGGGGAGGCAAGTAATCATTCTCTGAGTTTTGCCTATGCTCCAAACACCTGGTAATGTCCAAAAGGAGCCAGATACTGAACATGTTACGGGACGTTAGCGTTGAACAAACCTTGGCTGAAGCCAGCATCGATACCCCTGCCTCGGGTAACTTATGGAATAACCTTTATTATTCACCTGGTCCTCGCTTCTGATGGGACCTTACCCTGGGTTCCTGGAGGGACACGTACCCTAGACCTCTTCCCATACAAACCCCTAGCCCCAAGCAATGGCGAgactcattttcctttcctctccagaTCTCCCGGACACTCTGTCTGCTATTTTGTGTCACTTACACTATTCAACAAACCATTTCCACCTCCTCTGGTTTACATTTGATTTCTGTCCTGCATTGACTGGTCCAACAGGATCTTCCCCTGGGTTCTTGGACCCCGCCTGCCTGCATCACTGTGATGAATACACGTCAATCACGTCAGCTGTGTTTGTTTATAAAGCAGCTTGTGCCAATTGCActaatttttgtaatgtatgtaaagacagacagagacacattACTTACGTGAATgtcaaaaacattatttctgtgaAAACTAGGTAGAATGTCTTAAAAAGATTTGACAAAGGTAAGTGGTTGAAAAGGGATTATTAAATTTGATGGGGGCAAGATGAttgaaaaaatacttgaaaaaaaaatctttgagattTACATTTAGGTCCTCAAAGTACTTTGCAACCCTTGGTTGCAACCCTTGTCTCAACCCTTGGTACACTTGAAAGAAAGGTTGAAACTGATCATCGTAGACAAAGCATTACATCAAAACCTTCAGTTTTCTTGCATTAGTTTCTTAGGTACTGGAGGGAGAAAGATCGTTGAGGAACTGTAATCTGAAGTTTGGTATCACAGTTGTTTTTCTTCCAACTCCGCAGGGCTTACCCGGGAAACATACCAACAGGCCCCCATTCTAGACCTCCTCCTTCTGCCCTTGCCTGCTGTTATATGCTCAAGGACACGGAGTGCGCTTTCAACTCTTGCTAATgatgggtcgcctgggtggctcagttggttaagcttccaactcttggtttcggttcaagtcatgatctcactcacggttcatgagatccagccccacgctgttagcacagagcctgcttgggattctctcactttcacgtgctctctctctcaaaataaataaatagactttaaaagataaataaataaactcttgcTACTGAAAACATGGTCCTTGGACccacagcatcagcatcactgggAAGcctattagaaatgcagaatgtgAAGCCCACCCCAGACTAGCCGCATCGGAATCTGCATTTAATAAGATCTGCAGGTGATTCACATATAAACAAACGTTTGAGAAGCATTGCTTAAGCCTAATTCTAAAACACataaaactgggagaaaaaaggaatttaacaATATTATGACGAATAGAAAGGATTGAGCATGGCGGGAGGATGTTACCAAACCttattgttatttctttaaatttctatttgaaTTCCAGGgagtgaacatacagtgtaatattagtctcaggtgtacaacatagtaattcaacacttccagacatcaccctgtgctcatcatgacaagtgcattccttaatctccatcacggATTTCAactatcccccacccacctcccctctggtgaccatcagtgtgttctctgtaattaggagtctgtttcttggtttgcctccctcctttaTCCCCTTtgccttgttg
The genomic region above belongs to Felis catus isolate Fca126 chromosome D2, F.catus_Fca126_mat1.0, whole genome shotgun sequence and contains:
- the CSTF2T gene encoding cleavage stimulation factor subunit 2 tau variant — its product is MSSLAVRDPAMDRSLRSVFVGNIPYEATEEQLKDIFSEVGSVVSFRLVYDRETGKPKGYGFCEYQDQETALSAMRNLNGREFSGRALRVDNAASEKNKEELKSLGPAAPIIDSPYGDPIDPEDAPESITRAVASLPPEQMFELMKQMKLCVQNSHQEARNMLLQNPQLAYALLQAQVVMRIMDPEIALKILHRKIHVTPLIPGKSQPVSGPGPGPGPGLCPGPSVLLNQQNPPAPQPQHMARRPVKDIPPLMQTPIQGGIPAPGPMPAAVPGPGPGSLTPGGGMQPQVGMPGVGPVPLERGQVQMSDPRAPLPRGPMTAGGLPPRGLLGDAPNDPRGGTLLSVTGEVEPRGYLGPPHQGPPMHHASGHDGRGPSSHEMRGGPLADPRLLIGEPRGPMIDQRGLPMDGRGSRDSRGMETRAMETEVLETRVMERRGMETCAMETRGMEARGMDGRGMELRGPGPSSRGPMTGGIQGPGPINMGAGGPQGPRQVSSISGVGNPGAGMQGAGIQGTGMQGAGIQGTGMQGAGIQGTGMQGAGIQGTGMQGAGIQGTGMQGAGIQGAGMQGAGIQGVGMQGAGKQGGGQPSSFSPGQSQVTPQDQEKAALIMQVLQLTADQIAMLPPEQRQSILILKEQIQKSTGAS